The Edaphobacter flagellatus sequence TTTAGGTTATCGCACATTGCAGAACCGGCCAAAAGCGGGCTCGCTGGCGCAATGGTTTCTATTAGTCGTCTGCTGCATGGTTGCGAGTAATACGACTCCACACGCCTACGCGCAGCAACAAAAAGAGATCCGCGTAGCCGCAGCAGCCGACCTGCAACCCGTCCTTCCCGTACTCGCAGCCGACTACGAGAAACTGACCGGCGTAAGACTCGTCATCACCTTCGGCTCCTCCGGCAATCTGACAACTCAAATACTCAACGGCGCACCGATGGACCTCTTCCTCGGAGCAGACTTCGTCTTCCCCGAAAAGATCGTCGCCGCCAGCCTTGCCGATACAACCGCCCCCACACAATACGCTCGCGGCACGCTCGTCCTCTGGGCGCGCAAGGACTCACCGCTCCAGCCCATCACCCTCGACTCCCTCGTCGACAAGCGAGCCACCTCCATCGCCATCGCCAACGACCAGCATGCGCCCTACGGACAGGCCGCCGTCATGGCCCTCAAGCGCATGCACATGTACGACACCGTCAAGCCGCACCTCGTTGTCGCCGAAAACATCTCGCAGGCTGCTCAGTTCGTCGAATCGGGCAACGCGCAGTTGGGGCTCATCTCGCTCACCGCCGCCAGCACACAGCACTTCAAAGACACCGGAACCTTCGTCCGCGTACCCACCTCCTCTTACGCCCCCATCATCCAGTGCGCCGTAGTGATGGCGAAGTCCACTCAAAAAACAGCCGCACACGCTTTCCTCGACTGGCTGCTGAAGCCCGAGGTGCAGGCTCGTCTGCCCGAGATGGGCCTCGCTCCA is a genomic window containing:
- the modA gene encoding molybdate ABC transporter substrate-binding protein → MSQLSWVLLGYRTLQNRPKAGSLAQWFLLVVCCMVASNTTPHAYAQQQKEIRVAAAADLQPVLPVLAADYEKLTGVRLVITFGSSGNLTTQILNGAPMDLFLGADFVFPEKIVAASLADTTAPTQYARGTLVLWARKDSPLQPITLDSLVDKRATSIAIANDQHAPYGQAAVMALKRMHMYDTVKPHLVVAENISQAAQFVESGNAQLGLISLTAASTQHFKDTGTFVRVPTSSYAPIIQCAVVMAKSTQKTAAHAFLDWLLKPEVQARLPEMGLAPVK